One stretch of Aquimarina sp. Aq107 DNA includes these proteins:
- the dnaN gene encoding DNA polymerase III subunit beta yields the protein MKFIVSSSYLLKQLQVLGGVINNSNTLPILDNFLFELDNNSLTVSASDLETTMSAKLEVESSDEGIIAVPAKLLLETLKTFPEQPLTFVAGDNNTIEISSNHGKYALAYADGEEFPKAVELEDPSSTTLLGDILATAISKTIFATGNDDLRPVMSGVFFQFSTESLTFVATDAHKLVKYSREDVKASQSAEFIMPKKPLNLLKGILAGSDTEVLIEYNESNAKFTFEDTELICRLIDGKYPNYEAVIPKENPNKLTIARTQFLNSVRRVSIFSNKTTHQIRLKIAGAELNISAEDIDYSNKAEERLTCDYQGDDMQIGFNSRFLSEMLNNLNADDVQLEMSLPNRAGILTPTDGLDEGESVTMLVMPVMLNN from the coding sequence GTGAAATTCATAGTTTCCAGTTCGTATTTATTAAAGCAACTTCAAGTATTAGGTGGAGTTATCAATAATAGTAACACACTACCTATCCTAGATAACTTCTTATTTGAATTAGATAATAACTCCTTGACAGTTTCAGCATCTGATTTGGAGACTACTATGTCTGCTAAACTAGAGGTTGAGTCATCAGATGAAGGAATTATTGCAGTACCAGCAAAATTATTATTAGAAACTTTAAAAACGTTTCCTGAGCAACCACTAACTTTTGTTGCAGGAGATAATAATACTATAGAAATCAGTTCTAATCACGGTAAATATGCATTAGCATATGCAGATGGAGAAGAATTTCCTAAAGCTGTAGAATTAGAGGATCCAAGTTCTACAACATTATTAGGAGATATTTTAGCTACTGCCATTAGCAAAACTATTTTTGCTACTGGTAACGATGATCTTAGACCTGTTATGAGTGGAGTATTTTTTCAGTTCTCTACAGAAAGTTTAACTTTTGTGGCTACGGATGCACATAAATTGGTGAAATACTCTCGTGAAGATGTAAAAGCATCTCAATCGGCTGAATTTATTATGCCTAAAAAACCTTTAAATCTTTTAAAAGGTATATTAGCTGGCAGTGACACAGAAGTATTAATAGAATACAATGAGTCTAATGCTAAATTCACATTCGAGGATACAGAGTTAATCTGTAGATTGATAGATGGCAAGTATCCTAATTACGAAGCTGTAATCCCTAAAGAAAATCCTAATAAATTAACAATTGCGCGTACTCAATTTTTAAATTCTGTACGTAGGGTTTCTATTTTCTCAAACAAGACTACACATCAAATAAGATTAAAAATAGCAGGTGCAGAATTAAATATCTCAGCAGAAGATATTGACTATTCTAACAAAGCTGAGGAACGTCTTACTTGTGATTATCAAGGAGATGATATGCAGATTGGTTTCAATTCTCGTTTCCTAAGTGAAATGTTGAATAATCTTAATGCAGATGATG
- a CDS encoding VPGUxxT family thioredoxin-like (seleno)protein, type 2, which translates to MKSKIQFVLCLLLTSNLLLAQKTTDPYNQNEELGKVRWLRDYDTAIALAKKENKDVLILFQEVPGCSTCRNYGHNVLSHPLMVEAIENSFIPLAVFNNKGGKDAEILRKYSEPSWNNPVVRIVDINGDDVIKRIGDDYSALRLCKSMQQAIEEKGREIPEYINLLAQELSVKKVHKAYYKMSCFWSGEKELGKLTDVLNTKSGFIDYSEVVEVTYNPRGLTKKELDTYAKSNGMTLIDNQQSYQSSSKDIHYYLQQTNFKYIPLTKIQQTKINSALGDGKSALHFLSPTQLKWFKAIKNNRDEVLFHVSFAKAWIKKNKGKGAI; encoded by the coding sequence ATGAAATCCAAGATCCAATTTGTACTATGTCTGTTACTTACAAGTAACCTTCTTTTGGCCCAGAAAACAACTGATCCTTATAATCAAAATGAAGAATTAGGAAAAGTACGATGGTTGCGGGATTATGATACTGCAATAGCGCTCGCTAAAAAGGAAAATAAAGATGTGTTGATTTTATTTCAAGAAGTGCCAGGTTGTAGTACTTGTAGAAATTATGGACATAACGTTTTAAGTCATCCTTTGATGGTTGAAGCTATAGAAAATTCATTTATACCGTTAGCGGTATTTAATAACAAAGGAGGTAAAGATGCGGAAATACTTCGTAAGTATAGTGAGCCTAGTTGGAACAACCCAGTAGTTCGTATCGTTGATATTAATGGAGATGATGTAATAAAACGGATAGGGGATGACTATTCTGCACTGCGTTTGTGTAAAAGTATGCAACAAGCTATTGAAGAAAAAGGGCGAGAAATTCCTGAATACATCAATTTATTGGCGCAAGAATTATCCGTAAAGAAAGTGCATAAAGCTTATTATAAGATGTCTTGTTTTTGGTCTGGTGAGAAGGAGTTAGGTAAATTAACAGATGTATTAAATACAAAGTCTGGATTTATAGATTATAGCGAGGTAGTAGAAGTTACATATAACCCTAGGGGATTGACCAAAAAAGAATTAGATACATATGCAAAATCTAATGGTATGACCTTAATTGATAATCAACAATCGTATCAATCTTCATCAAAGGATATACATTATTATTTACAACAGACAAATTTTAAATACATACCATTGACCAAAATTCAGCAAACGAAAATTAATAGTGCTTTGGGTGATGGTAAGTCTGCATTACATTTCTTGAGTCCTACTCAGCTAAAATGGTTTAAGGCGATTAAAAATAATAGAGATGAGGTATTGTTTCATGTAAGTTTTGCCAAAGCCTGGATCAAAAAAAACAAAGGAAAAGGAGCTATCTAA